From Alteromonas australica, one genomic window encodes:
- a CDS encoding response regulator, whose amino-acid sequence MNFANKQVLIVEDQRPFLLLLRGLMHSMGATDIVTKSSAEKAISICRKQKFDVVVSDLHLGSDRKNGFEFVEELRVRRLIKPTTVFILISADSARPVVLGSIERRPDDYLIKPFSQVQLKSRISRAWSKRQYLGDVYREIANDNLNTAVDICEDLLASPSPYRGSCEQLLVELYWQLEQPDKALDVLTPYLDGKPIMWVQVALGKTYVHLQQYDKAMDMAEQVLKRNRFSAEAQDILAQASDAKQQGELAISAIRQAIKLSPFSLPRHFHACEIARNHDDYLLAAESSFAIWDLSKRTVHYDCLHWCGYIRSLLDVAEYTDDKRTRNKYQQEALLALQRGKFDEYLHRLDEDFDVEIFGRIMNARVNAIDGKMLDAKKHLVRSQWAIEEKYQTPPIAFIPDSIKVMYDLGEFEDALKLQEVLKNSEGNLDPNSRFLLSKEQHNSKQNFANYQQFNREGIKYYQQGKYEQAKAAFALAQGFAPVNTGVTLNLLQCLLQLLLKSDKPSREMMLECRKLFKLIDDMPLKQQHAEKYQTLRQELDQIIG is encoded by the coding sequence ATGAACTTTGCTAATAAGCAAGTGCTTATTGTTGAGGATCAGCGCCCCTTTTTATTGCTCCTTCGCGGTTTAATGCATTCTATGGGTGCCACGGATATCGTGACCAAGTCTTCTGCTGAAAAGGCCATTTCAATTTGCCGTAAGCAAAAATTTGATGTGGTAGTGTCAGATCTACACTTAGGTAGTGACCGGAAAAACGGCTTTGAGTTTGTAGAAGAGTTAAGGGTAAGACGGTTAATCAAGCCTACAACGGTGTTCATTTTAATTAGTGCTGATAGTGCGAGGCCTGTAGTACTGGGGTCTATAGAACGCCGTCCAGATGATTACCTTATTAAGCCTTTTTCTCAGGTTCAGTTAAAATCCCGTATTTCTAGGGCGTGGTCTAAGCGCCAATATTTAGGTGATGTTTACCGTGAAATTGCCAATGATAATTTAAATACGGCGGTAGATATATGCGAAGACTTACTCGCCAGCCCCTCTCCTTACAGAGGCAGTTGCGAACAACTCTTAGTTGAACTGTACTGGCAACTTGAACAGCCAGACAAGGCACTTGATGTACTCACGCCCTACTTAGATGGCAAGCCCATTATGTGGGTGCAGGTAGCGTTGGGGAAAACCTATGTTCACTTGCAGCAATACGATAAAGCGATGGACATGGCTGAACAGGTTCTAAAGCGAAATCGCTTCAGTGCGGAAGCACAAGACATTTTGGCACAGGCCAGTGATGCCAAGCAGCAAGGTGAATTAGCTATAAGCGCCATACGGCAAGCGATTAAGCTATCTCCTTTTTCACTACCTCGCCATTTTCACGCGTGTGAAATTGCTCGTAATCACGACGATTACCTATTAGCTGCTGAATCGAGTTTCGCCATTTGGGATTTGTCCAAGCGAACGGTACATTACGACTGTCTTCATTGGTGCGGTTACATTAGAAGTTTATTGGATGTTGCAGAATATACCGATGATAAGCGAACTCGAAATAAGTACCAACAAGAAGCATTGTTAGCGCTACAACGTGGCAAGTTTGATGAATACCTCCATCGCCTAGATGAAGATTTTGATGTGGAAATTTTTGGCCGAATCATGAATGCTCGGGTGAACGCGATTGACGGCAAGATGTTAGATGCCAAGAAACACTTAGTGCGATCGCAATGGGCAATTGAAGAGAAGTACCAAACTCCGCCTATCGCTTTCATTCCTGATAGCATTAAAGTTATGTATGACTTAGGTGAATTTGAAGATGCGTTAAAACTGCAGGAAGTATTAAAAAACAGTGAAGGCAATCTTGACCCTAATAGCCGTTTTTTACTTTCTAAAGAGCAACACAACTCAAAACAAAACTTTGCTAATTATCAACAGTTTAATCGCGAAGGCATAAAGTACTATCAACAAGGTAAATACGAGCAAGCAAAAGCAGCGTTTGCCCTTGCTCAAGGGTTTGCGCCGGTGAATACCGGGGTCACCCTAAACCTACTGCAATGCTTACTACAATTACTTTTAAAATCCGACAAGCCTTCTCGCGAAATGATGTTAGAGTGCAGAAAGCTTTTCAAATTAATAGATGATATGCCTTTAAAGCAACAACATGCTGAAAAGTATCAGACACTAAGGCAGGAACTAGACCAGATTATAGGGTGA
- a CDS encoding ExeM/NucH family extracellular endonuclease: MKPLASAKVAGAIASALISSSAFATSVFINEFHYDNDGGDVDEFIEIVAPEGTDLTDYSVVLYNGNNGAAYLTETLSGTVASLGDGMGSYVINLPTNGIQNGAPDGLALVDSNGQLIQFLSYEGSFTAVGGAADGITSVDIGIEETASTEIGMSLQLTGEGSEYDDFTWHANNQTPGAANQGQTFNFTVTPFINEIHYDNDGGDINELVEIAGSANTDLSGYTLVFYNGNGGSDYATESLSGVIPNLNDSGFGVLAFEKSGIQNGSPDGIALVGPDGTVIQFLSYEGELTATSGAANGLTSIDIGVSETTSTEVGLSLQLGGEGRQYSDFTWNAPASATAGAVNLTQVFGTSSDTDDGDSGSDDDGNDAPGIIAEGMFINEFHYDNDGGDENEFVEIAGPAGADLSTVSLVLYNGNGGTSYKTVTFTGTLPDEGNGYGTAAMLVSGIQNGAPDGLALVVDGDVVEFLSYEGVMTATNGPASGLTSTDILVSETGTALSTQSLQRVGEGNQRCSFTFAGPADASMGSINAGQLFTQEDDAQCSDIDDGSDDNQDDLVIGLCGDSATLISDVQGDSFVTPLNGQRVVIEAAVTAVLDGGSFFVQEEPSNQDSNPLTSEGIAVYAPDVSVSTGQIVRLLGTAEEYYEQTQLSDIEANLACGSNTTLATSMWLPVENALAFEALEGMLISNSQTLYVTQNYNYGEFGELGVAPSRLYQPTQIALPGSDEAFALASANALSQMLIDDTGSGDAVSAYYVPDDGFTADNSARSGMQVSNIEGVLGYAFNWYRVYQTKSPTTVNTNPREAAPAISAKDLTIAGFNVLNLFNGDGNGGDFPTARGATTADEYARQLDKIVSALVVINADILGLMEIENDGFGSDSAIAQLVDALNSAMGEGTYAYIDASSVANNNGAVGTDEIVVGILYKPATVSVNQAPRVLYSSNSPSDDEGVLFVDTKNRPSLAQQFIHLASGETFVVNVNHFKSKGSSCGTGDDDYETGQGNCNKTRTRAATAVATWLEAEYPDTPVILLGDLNSYAKEDPITVLNDYGYSDAAATVIGELAYSYTFDGQLGTLDYLMTNALASEWLFDATEWHINADEPAVLDYNTEDNGDLFTNSLLYRASDHDPVIATFTMPSETMAGDWDSDGDIDMIDLQRLSMAIATNQNMDDSFDLNNDGLINIFDVMMLRNMCTNMGCATN; encoded by the coding sequence ATGAAACCTCTCGCTTCAGCAAAGGTAGCCGGCGCCATTGCCAGTGCCCTTATCTCAAGTTCAGCTTTCGCGACTTCGGTGTTTATCAATGAGTTTCACTACGACAACGACGGTGGTGATGTTGACGAATTTATCGAAATAGTTGCACCAGAAGGCACTGATTTAACCGACTATTCAGTGGTACTTTACAACGGAAATAATGGTGCCGCTTACCTGACAGAGACCCTGTCGGGCACCGTAGCATCCCTTGGTGATGGAATGGGAAGTTACGTTATCAACCTGCCTACCAACGGTATTCAAAATGGAGCACCCGACGGATTAGCGCTAGTTGATAGCAACGGTCAACTGATCCAGTTTTTGAGCTACGAAGGCAGTTTTACCGCTGTAGGTGGTGCAGCAGACGGTATAACGAGCGTAGACATTGGTATTGAAGAAACCGCAAGTACGGAAATAGGTATGTCTTTGCAACTGACTGGAGAAGGTAGCGAATACGACGATTTTACATGGCACGCGAATAACCAAACACCGGGCGCGGCTAATCAAGGGCAAACATTCAACTTTACCGTTACTCCGTTTATAAATGAAATTCATTACGATAACGACGGTGGAGACATTAACGAGTTGGTTGAAATAGCTGGGTCTGCCAATACTGATTTATCTGGTTACACGTTAGTTTTCTATAACGGTAATGGCGGAAGCGATTACGCGACCGAGTCGCTCTCTGGTGTTATTCCTAATCTCAACGATAGCGGCTTTGGCGTTCTTGCCTTTGAAAAGTCGGGTATTCAAAATGGCAGTCCAGATGGCATTGCATTGGTCGGCCCTGATGGCACTGTGATCCAATTTTTAAGCTATGAAGGTGAATTAACCGCCACGAGCGGCGCTGCAAATGGCTTAACCAGTATTGATATTGGCGTAAGTGAGACCACCTCAACGGAAGTTGGCCTGTCTTTACAACTTGGTGGTGAAGGAAGGCAATACAGTGACTTCACTTGGAATGCCCCTGCCAGTGCAACGGCGGGTGCCGTAAACCTCACCCAAGTATTTGGCACTTCTAGTGATACTGATGACGGTGATAGTGGCAGTGACGACGATGGAAACGACGCACCGGGCATCATTGCAGAAGGCATGTTTATTAACGAGTTTCATTACGACAACGACGGTGGCGATGAGAACGAGTTTGTTGAAATAGCGGGGCCAGCGGGCGCCGATTTAAGCACTGTCTCGCTGGTTTTGTATAACGGCAATGGCGGCACTAGCTACAAAACAGTGACCTTTACAGGCACTCTCCCAGATGAAGGAAATGGGTATGGTACTGCAGCCATGCTTGTTTCAGGTATTCAAAATGGTGCACCAGACGGTTTAGCGCTTGTTGTTGACGGCGATGTTGTTGAGTTTCTAAGCTACGAAGGGGTTATGACTGCCACCAATGGCCCAGCGTCTGGCTTAACCAGTACTGACATTTTGGTGAGTGAAACGGGAACTGCATTATCAACACAGTCATTGCAGCGTGTGGGTGAAGGCAATCAACGTTGTTCATTTACCTTTGCCGGCCCAGCTGACGCAAGTATGGGGTCGATAAATGCTGGGCAACTATTCACACAGGAAGATGATGCACAGTGTAGCGACATTGACGATGGTAGCGATGACAACCAAGACGACCTCGTTATCGGCCTTTGTGGCGATAGCGCCACCTTGATAAGTGACGTTCAAGGCGACAGTTTTGTCACACCACTAAATGGACAACGCGTGGTTATAGAAGCTGCTGTAACTGCGGTACTCGACGGCGGTAGTTTCTTTGTTCAAGAAGAACCGTCTAACCAAGACAGCAATCCACTCACTTCTGAAGGTATTGCCGTCTATGCCCCTGATGTCAGCGTAAGTACTGGGCAAATCGTGAGGTTACTCGGTACCGCTGAGGAGTATTATGAGCAAACTCAACTCTCCGATATTGAAGCTAATTTAGCGTGTGGAAGTAACACCACGCTTGCGACATCAATGTGGCTCCCTGTGGAAAATGCATTGGCGTTTGAAGCCTTAGAAGGCATGTTAATTAGCAATTCGCAAACCTTGTACGTGACTCAAAATTACAATTATGGTGAATTTGGCGAACTTGGGGTGGCACCTTCTCGGTTATATCAGCCTACACAGATAGCGTTGCCAGGCAGTGATGAAGCATTCGCGTTAGCAAGCGCAAACGCATTATCACAAATGCTTATTGACGACACAGGTTCAGGCGATGCGGTTAGTGCCTATTATGTACCTGACGATGGCTTCACTGCTGACAATAGCGCGCGAAGTGGTATGCAAGTGAGTAACATCGAAGGGGTATTGGGCTATGCCTTTAATTGGTATCGTGTTTATCAAACTAAGTCGCCAACGACAGTAAACACAAATCCTCGTGAAGCTGCTCCCGCCATTTCCGCGAAGGATTTGACCATTGCAGGGTTCAATGTACTTAATTTGTTTAATGGTGACGGTAATGGCGGCGATTTTCCTACTGCTCGTGGCGCCACCACGGCTGACGAATACGCCCGTCAATTAGACAAGATTGTCAGCGCACTCGTTGTCATCAACGCCGATATATTAGGTTTGATGGAAATAGAAAATGATGGGTTTGGTAGCGACAGCGCAATTGCTCAACTTGTTGATGCACTAAATAGCGCTATGGGTGAAGGTACCTATGCCTACATTGATGCGTCTTCTGTGGCCAATAATAATGGTGCCGTTGGTACAGACGAAATCGTTGTGGGAATTTTATATAAACCTGCAACAGTAAGTGTGAATCAAGCGCCCAGAGTATTGTACTCAAGTAATAGCCCAAGCGATGATGAGGGTGTGCTGTTCGTCGATACAAAAAACCGCCCTTCTCTAGCTCAGCAATTTATTCACCTGGCCTCGGGCGAAACGTTTGTGGTCAATGTTAACCATTTTAAGTCGAAAGGTTCGTCCTGCGGCACCGGGGATGATGACTATGAGACAGGTCAAGGTAACTGTAACAAAACCCGTACACGGGCGGCAACCGCCGTGGCCACGTGGTTAGAAGCTGAATATCCAGACACCCCGGTCATCTTGCTGGGTGACTTAAATAGCTACGCGAAAGAAGACCCTATTACCGTGTTAAATGATTATGGTTATTCAGATGCCGCTGCAACTGTGATTGGTGAATTGGCCTATAGCTACACCTTTGATGGTCAACTTGGCACGTTGGACTATTTAATGACCAATGCCCTTGCCTCTGAATGGCTGTTTGATGCCACTGAGTGGCACATTAATGCTGATGAGCCCGCCGTTTTAGACTACAACACTGAAGACAATGGCGATCTATTCACAAATTCTCTGCTATATCGTGCCTCTGATCACGACCCCGTGATCGCGACCTTCACTATGCCTAGCGAAACAATGGCCGGCGATTGGGATAGCGACGGTGATATCGACATGATTGATTTACAACGTTTATCTATGGCCATCGCGACCAACCAAAACATGGATGACAGTTTTGATTTAAATAATGACGGGCTCATTAATATCTTTGACGTCATGATGCTGCGAAACATGTGCACAAATATGGGCTGCGCAACAAATTAA